In Sphingobacterium sp. PCS056, the following proteins share a genomic window:
- a CDS encoding hydroxymethylglutaryl-CoA lyase → MSKKDAVILVECPRDAIQGIAQFIPTEKKVKYLNMLLESELFDWLDCGSFVSPKAVPQLADTEEVLRQLNTSGQTKLLGIIANEQGALRAVKSENITYLGYPFSISEVFQRRNTNASIVDSFERLKGIVEIAHRNKKQMVVYISMAFGNPFGDFWSNELVLDWMDKIAALGVVEFSLADTTSEATAPQITELFEQAILQFPALHIGAHFHSPKASSLDKINAAYLAGCRKFDGAILGFGGCPFAEDELVGNIPTEDLLYYFDRKGQDKIISLGGEFVNLIS, encoded by the coding sequence ATGTCTAAAAAGGATGCTGTAATTTTGGTGGAATGTCCACGAGATGCTATTCAGGGGATAGCACAGTTTATTCCAACGGAAAAAAAGGTTAAGTATTTGAACATGCTGCTTGAAAGTGAGCTGTTTGACTGGCTTGACTGCGGATCGTTTGTATCTCCAAAGGCTGTTCCGCAATTGGCGGATACAGAAGAGGTGCTTCGTCAGTTAAATACCTCTGGACAAACGAAGCTGCTGGGCATTATTGCTAATGAACAAGGTGCTCTACGTGCTGTGAAATCGGAGAATATTACTTATTTGGGTTATCCATTTTCGATCTCTGAGGTCTTTCAAAGACGCAATACGAATGCTTCTATTGTGGATTCTTTTGAACGGTTGAAGGGGATTGTGGAAATCGCTCATCGGAATAAAAAACAAATGGTCGTCTATATATCCATGGCATTTGGAAATCCTTTTGGTGATTTTTGGAGTAATGAGCTCGTGCTTGATTGGATGGACAAAATTGCTGCCCTAGGGGTTGTGGAATTCTCCTTGGCGGATACAACGTCGGAGGCAACAGCGCCACAGATAACTGAGCTTTTTGAACAAGCGATCCTGCAATTTCCGGCATTACATATTGGAGCACATTTTCATTCTCCTAAAGCGAGTAGTTTGGATAAAATTAATGCGGCTTATCTCGCTGGTTGTCGGAAATTTGATGGTGCTATTTTAGGTTTTGGCGGTTGCCCTTTTGCCGAAGATGAATTGGTTGGCAATATACCAACTGAGGATTTATTGTATTATTTTGATCGAAAAGGACAGGATAAAATAATATCTTTAGGAGGTGAGTTTGTTAATTTAATATCATAA
- a CDS encoding DEAD/DEAH box helicase — protein MQIDAILQKLHISSLNEMQNEVLEKFKEKENLILLSPTGSGKTLAFALALMKTLDKDAAEVQSLILVPTRELALQIESVLKRIATGFKITCCYGGHDTKTERNNLKNPPAILIGTPGRIVYHLERNHFDPTQIKTLVLDEFDKSLELGFQEQMSFIIDYLTTLETRILTSATAMKDIPDFTGISTATEVNFLNDTHSTPALTIKKIVAPIHKKLEALFQLLCKIGNQKVLIFCNHRDAVDHISELLQNRDIIHDVFHGGLEQSDRELALLKFRNNSNHILITTDLAARGLDIPEIDAIIHYQLPYREDDFTHRNGRTARMQAKGEVFIILKPDEDYPYVADDIAIEEIDGEYDLPKNSEFATLYFSAGKKDKVNKIDLVGFLLNLDQIEKSDVGIIEVKDRESFVAVKRSLVSTILKHSNLEKIKGKKIRILRS, from the coding sequence ATGCAAATAGACGCCATATTACAAAAACTCCATATCTCTTCGCTCAATGAAATGCAAAATGAGGTGTTGGAAAAATTCAAAGAAAAAGAAAATCTCATCCTACTGTCACCAACAGGTTCAGGTAAAACCTTAGCTTTTGCATTGGCATTGATGAAAACTTTAGATAAAGATGCAGCAGAAGTCCAATCTTTGATCTTAGTCCCGACTCGGGAATTGGCTTTGCAGATCGAATCCGTATTAAAAAGAATTGCTACCGGTTTTAAGATAACATGTTGCTACGGTGGTCACGATACCAAAACCGAAAGAAACAACCTGAAAAATCCTCCCGCTATACTGATCGGTACACCTGGTCGTATTGTATATCATCTTGAGCGCAATCATTTTGATCCAACTCAGATCAAGACCTTAGTGTTGGATGAATTTGACAAATCGCTGGAATTAGGATTTCAAGAACAGATGTCTTTTATCATTGATTATTTAACAACCTTAGAAACACGCATATTAACCTCGGCTACCGCAATGAAAGATATACCTGATTTCACTGGTATATCAACTGCTACAGAAGTTAATTTCCTCAACGATACACATAGTACCCCAGCATTAACAATCAAAAAAATTGTTGCACCTATCCATAAAAAACTCGAAGCCCTATTTCAATTGCTGTGCAAAATAGGAAATCAAAAAGTCCTCATTTTTTGTAATCATCGTGATGCTGTTGATCACATCAGTGAATTACTGCAAAATCGGGATATTATACACGACGTGTTTCATGGTGGACTCGAACAAAGCGATCGCGAATTGGCCCTACTAAAATTCAGAAACAATAGCAATCACATCTTGATCACAACAGACCTTGCCGCTCGAGGACTTGATATTCCCGAGATTGACGCCATTATCCACTATCAGTTACCTTACCGAGAAGATGATTTTACGCACAGAAACGGTCGTACAGCACGCATGCAAGCCAAAGGTGAAGTCTTCATCATATTAAAACCTGACGAAGATTATCCTTATGTTGCTGATGATATCGCAATCGAAGAAATAGACGGAGAATATGATTTACCAAAAAACTCTGAATTTGCAACCCTATACTTCTCAGCAGGTAAAAAAGATAAAGTAAACAAAATTGATTTAGTTGGTTTTTTACTAAACTTGGATCAAATTGAAAAAAGTGATGTAGGGATCATCGAAGTGAAAGATAGAGAATCCTTTGTCGCAGTAAAACGTTCGTTAGTGAGCACCATATTAAAACATTCCAATTTAGAAAAAATCAAGGGTAAAAAAATTAGAATTCTAAGAAGTTAG
- a CDS encoding CocE/NonD family hydrolase: MKKALIVFSALVISVTYQVKAQETLETNYVKTHYDKKEITIPMRDGVKLFTTIYTPKDKSHRYPVLLNRTPYTVGPYGEDKFKETLGNFPAMTLEGYIFVYQDVRGKWMSEGTFDDIRPTNLKNGKKEIDESTDTYDLLEWLSKNLQNYNGKAGMYGISYPGFYSTVSLVKTHPSLKAVSPQAPVTNWYMGDDFHHNGVLFTGDAFKFMSSFGIPRPKPITPDQAPKTFQYPSKDVYQFYMNAGTAKDLKDTYFGDSVKFWNDAFAHPHYDQFWKDREILPHLTDVKPAVMVVGGFFDAEDAYGTFETYKAIEKQNQKNNSILVAGPWFHGGWVRGDGSSFGDIQFDQKTSVTYQEKFELPFFNYYLKGKGDFKAAEANIFITGSNQWKAFEKWPPQDVENKKLYLQPQGKLGFEKVGRTDSWDEYVSDPNKPVPYQGGVMESRTREYMIDDQRFASSRPDVMVYQTEPLTEDMTIVGPITNFLKVSTSGTDADYVVKLIDVYPVNSPSFNNKVMDGYQMLVRGEIMAAKYRNGFEKAEPMQPDFVTAVNYSMPDVAHTFKKGHRIMIQIQNTWFPIAERNPQQFFEGYEATASDYRKATHRIFHDQNNSSYIEFLVLK, from the coding sequence ATGAAAAAAGCACTTATCGTTTTTTCAGCTCTTGTCATAAGCGTTACATATCAAGTAAAAGCACAAGAGACGCTCGAAACGAACTATGTTAAAACCCATTATGACAAAAAGGAAATCACAATCCCAATGCGTGATGGTGTAAAACTTTTTACGACCATATATACACCAAAAGATAAAAGCCACAGATATCCTGTTTTACTAAATCGTACTCCATATACCGTTGGTCCCTATGGTGAAGATAAATTTAAAGAGACTTTAGGAAATTTTCCAGCAATGACTCTGGAAGGTTATATATTTGTTTATCAAGATGTACGTGGCAAATGGATGAGTGAAGGAACATTTGATGATATTAGACCGACCAATTTAAAAAATGGAAAAAAGGAAATTGACGAAAGCACAGACACATACGATTTACTAGAATGGCTCAGTAAGAATCTCCAAAACTACAATGGCAAAGCAGGCATGTACGGCATTTCCTATCCAGGATTTTACTCGACCGTAAGTCTGGTCAAAACTCACCCATCTCTAAAAGCAGTATCCCCCCAAGCACCAGTTACAAATTGGTATATGGGCGACGATTTTCACCACAATGGCGTACTATTCACAGGAGACGCATTCAAATTCATGTCCAGTTTCGGAATCCCTAGGCCAAAACCCATCACACCGGATCAAGCACCCAAAACTTTTCAATATCCATCTAAAGATGTTTATCAATTTTATATGAATGCCGGAACTGCCAAAGATCTAAAAGACACCTACTTTGGAGATTCTGTAAAATTCTGGAATGACGCATTTGCTCATCCACATTATGATCAGTTCTGGAAAGACCGCGAGATCTTACCACACTTAACAGATGTTAAACCTGCTGTCATGGTTGTTGGTGGCTTCTTCGATGCAGAAGATGCATACGGCACATTTGAGACTTATAAAGCAATAGAAAAACAGAACCAAAAGAATAATTCGATATTAGTCGCAGGACCTTGGTTTCATGGAGGATGGGTACGAGGCGATGGCAGTTCCTTCGGTGACATCCAATTCGACCAAAAAACTAGTGTGACCTATCAAGAAAAATTTGAATTGCCATTTTTCAATTACTATTTAAAAGGAAAAGGTGATTTTAAAGCTGCTGAAGCCAATATTTTTATCACAGGAAGCAATCAGTGGAAAGCATTTGAAAAATGGCCTCCGCAAGATGTAGAAAACAAAAAACTTTATTTACAACCACAGGGAAAACTTGGCTTCGAAAAAGTTGGTCGCACAGATTCTTGGGATGAATATGTCAGCGATCCCAACAAACCCGTACCCTATCAAGGAGGTGTTATGGAGAGCCGCACGCGCGAATACATGATCGATGATCAGCGTTTCGCTTCATCTAGACCTGATGTTATGGTGTATCAAACAGAACCGCTAACAGAAGATATGACCATAGTAGGCCCTATTACAAACTTCTTAAAAGTATCCACCTCTGGAACAGATGCCGATTATGTTGTCAAACTAATTGATGTTTATCCCGTAAACAGCCCTTCATTCAACAACAAAGTGATGGATGGATACCAAATGCTAGTTCGCGGTGAGATTATGGCGGCAAAATATCGAAATGGATTTGAAAAAGCAGAACCTATGCAACCCGATTTCGTTACAGCTGTCAACTACAGTATGCCAGATGTCGCACATACCTTCAAAAAAGGACACCGCATCATGATACAGATACAAAACACATGGTTTCCTATTGCAGAACGAAATCCGCAGCAATTTTTTGAAGGTTATGAAGCCACAGCCAGTGACTATAGAAAAGCAACACATCGCATATTTCACGACCAAAACAACTCTTCTTATATTGAGTTTTTAGTATTAAAATAA
- a CDS encoding acyl-CoA carboxylase subunit beta has protein sequence MNELIVELELKRAELRLGGGEDKIKKLKAKGKLTAWERVEYLLDDHKAYVEIAQFAGDKMYPEEGGCPNAGVVCVLGYVKDELCVIVSNDATVKAGAWFPISCKKNLRAQEIAMENKIPIIYLVDSAGVFLPMQDQIFPDKEHFGRIFRNNAKMSSMGIPQIAAIMGSCVAGGAYLPIMSDYAFIVEGTGSVFLAGPYLVKSAIGETVDAETLGGASTHSVISGVTDNKFPDEASCLDAIKGVMDKLGAHPKAGFNRKEAKEPLRKSAEIAEILPLDRTKPYSMHKLLEALVDQGTFEEYKQDYGKTIVCGLARIDGWAVGIVANQREIVKAKKPAGATEMQMGGVIYSDSADKAARFIMNCNQQLIPLVFLQDVTGFMVGSRSEQGGIIKDGAKMVNAMANSVVPKFTFIIGNSYGAGNYAMCGKAYDPRLIYAWPTAQMAVMSGAAAGNTLLQIQESALKAKGIDISEEEKNTLLDDIKKRYFEQLSPYYAAARIWVDGVIRPDETRNVISLGIEAANHNPITERYNVGVIQT, from the coding sequence ATGAATGAACTAATTGTAGAGTTAGAACTAAAAAGAGCAGAACTTCGCTTGGGAGGTGGCGAAGATAAAATCAAAAAATTAAAAGCAAAAGGAAAGCTCACCGCATGGGAGCGTGTCGAATACCTCTTAGATGATCACAAAGCTTATGTTGAAATTGCCCAATTTGCAGGAGATAAAATGTATCCCGAAGAAGGCGGTTGCCCAAATGCAGGTGTTGTATGTGTCTTAGGATACGTTAAAGACGAATTATGCGTCATTGTTTCCAATGATGCAACCGTAAAAGCTGGCGCTTGGTTCCCTATTAGTTGCAAGAAAAATCTTCGTGCGCAAGAAATTGCAATGGAAAACAAAATTCCCATCATCTATCTCGTTGACTCTGCAGGCGTATTTTTACCGATGCAAGATCAGATCTTTCCCGACAAAGAACATTTTGGACGTATTTTTAGAAATAATGCTAAAATGTCCTCGATGGGTATACCCCAAATTGCAGCTATAATGGGTAGTTGTGTTGCAGGAGGAGCTTATTTACCCATCATGTCCGATTACGCATTTATTGTTGAAGGAACTGGTTCCGTATTTTTGGCCGGTCCCTATTTAGTAAAGTCTGCTATTGGCGAGACGGTAGATGCAGAGACATTAGGCGGAGCAAGTACACATTCTGTCATCTCAGGAGTCACAGACAATAAATTTCCAGATGAGGCAAGTTGTTTGGACGCCATAAAAGGCGTTATGGACAAGCTTGGTGCACATCCAAAAGCAGGTTTCAATCGAAAAGAAGCTAAAGAACCACTACGAAAAAGTGCAGAAATAGCAGAAATATTGCCCCTAGATCGTACCAAACCCTATTCTATGCACAAGTTATTAGAAGCTTTAGTTGACCAAGGTACATTTGAAGAATACAAACAAGATTATGGCAAAACCATCGTCTGCGGCCTAGCACGTATAGATGGATGGGCAGTCGGTATCGTTGCCAATCAACGAGAAATAGTTAAAGCCAAAAAACCGGCTGGTGCCACTGAAATGCAGATGGGTGGTGTGATATACAGCGATTCAGCAGACAAGGCTGCGCGCTTTATCATGAACTGTAATCAACAATTAATTCCGCTGGTGTTCCTACAGGATGTAACAGGTTTTATGGTCGGTAGTCGCTCAGAACAAGGAGGAATCATTAAAGACGGAGCTAAGATGGTCAACGCTATGGCAAATTCAGTGGTGCCCAAATTTACATTTATTATCGGCAATAGCTATGGAGCCGGAAATTACGCAATGTGTGGTAAAGCCTACGATCCTAGATTAATCTATGCTTGGCCTACTGCACAAATGGCAGTTATGAGTGGAGCCGCAGCAGGAAACACCCTGTTACAAATTCAAGAGTCTGCCTTAAAAGCTAAAGGAATAGACATTTCAGAAGAAGAAAAGAACACCCTGTTAGATGATATCAAGAAGCGTTACTTCGAGCAGTTAAGTCCTTATTATGCCGCCGCTCGTATCTGGGTAGATGGAGTCATTAGACCGGATGAGACAAGAAATGTGATTAGTTTAGGTATAGAAGCCGCCAATCATAATCCAATAACAGAACGCTACAATGTCGGCGTGATCCAAACCTGA
- a CDS encoding acyl-CoA dehydrogenase family protein, protein MFIENEQQMMMIRQSARDFAETHIRPYIMEWDEAQTFPAPLFKKLGEHGFMGIIVPEAYGGSGFGYQEYITVLDEISKVCGSIGLSVAAHNSLCTNHILSFANENQKQKYLPKLATGEWLGAWGLTETGSGSDAGGLATVAVRDGDYFVLNGSKNFITHAISSDVAVVLARTGEKGDKKGVTAFIVEKGTEGFSAGKKENKLGMRASETACLFFDNCRIHQDQMVGEEGQGFVQALKLLDGGRISIAALSLGIARGAYECALKYANEREQFNQKIFEFQAVGFKLAEMATEIEAAELLTRQAGYMKDRGERISKIGAMAKLYASEAAVSVSNESVQIFGGYGFTKDYPAEKFFRDAKLCTIGEGTSSIQKMVISREIQKDV, encoded by the coding sequence ATGTTTATTGAAAATGAACAACAAATGATGATGATTCGTCAAAGTGCTAGAGACTTTGCGGAAACTCATATTCGTCCCTACATCATGGAATGGGATGAGGCACAAACATTTCCTGCGCCTTTATTTAAGAAACTTGGTGAGCATGGTTTTATGGGTATTATTGTCCCTGAAGCTTATGGTGGGTCTGGTTTTGGATATCAAGAGTATATCACTGTTTTGGATGAAATATCCAAAGTCTGTGGTTCTATAGGACTTTCGGTAGCGGCACATAATTCATTGTGTACAAACCACATATTGAGTTTTGCAAATGAAAATCAAAAGCAAAAATATTTACCCAAATTAGCAACGGGAGAATGGCTTGGTGCTTGGGGACTGACAGAAACAGGTTCGGGGTCTGATGCTGGAGGTTTGGCAACTGTGGCGGTTCGTGATGGTGATTATTTTGTGCTGAATGGTTCTAAAAATTTTATTACGCATGCGATTAGTTCGGATGTAGCTGTTGTGCTTGCGCGTACAGGTGAGAAGGGAGACAAAAAAGGAGTGACTGCTTTTATTGTCGAGAAAGGGACTGAAGGGTTTTCTGCTGGTAAAAAGGAAAACAAGCTAGGTATGCGTGCCTCGGAAACTGCTTGTTTGTTTTTTGATAATTGCCGTATACATCAGGATCAGATGGTCGGTGAGGAGGGACAGGGCTTTGTTCAGGCATTGAAACTATTGGATGGTGGACGTATTTCGATTGCAGCGCTATCATTAGGTATTGCTCGCGGTGCATATGAGTGTGCTCTGAAGTATGCAAATGAAAGAGAGCAGTTTAATCAGAAGATTTTTGAATTTCAGGCTGTTGGCTTTAAGCTTGCTGAAATGGCTACTGAAATTGAAGCGGCAGAATTATTAACTCGTCAAGCTGGTTATATGAAAGATCGTGGTGAGCGTATTTCTAAAATAGGGGCAATGGCTAAGCTGTACGCATCTGAGGCTGCTGTGTCTGTGTCTAATGAATCAGTACAGATCTTCGGGGGATATGGTTTTACGAAAGATTATCCTGCAGAAAAGTTCTTTAGGGATGCAAAATTATGTACAATCGGGGAAGGTACATCAAGTATACAGAAGATGGTTATTTCTCGGGAAATTCAAAAAGATGTCTAA
- a CDS encoding acetoacetate--CoA ligase — translation MRNLLWKPSIAYQEESSLHQFKEFVSQKRQLSIDSYPILWDWSVSHLDEFWEDVALFFNVIFHHPYQRVFGASAQGFIGSKWFEGATLNYAEHIFRQATIDRSALLFQEENKPAQEISWKELEVMVRSIQEYLLGKGIQPGDRVVAVLKNSPASVALFLAVNSIGAIWSCCSPDFGATSISERFAQVAPKLLFAEAAYTYNGKLFDLKDSMIDLASNLESLVGDVIFVGEQIWQTILSQDTGLPLRFKAVPFDHPIWILYSSGTTGKPKAITHSCGGILLEHLKALALHQNVQAGERFIWYATTGWMMWNYALSSLLVGATLCIYEGSLVYPEKLSFWNFTDEHEIDHVGAGAAYYIANQQFDLIKSRYQPKTIGSTGSPLPPQTFCWLQQQFPQAQIISLSGGTDVCSAFLSGNPLLPVYAGEIQCLTLGSKIEAYNENGESVKNEVGELVITLPMPSMPIYFWNDVDNEKYLASYFDKYPGVWCHGDWIKFTEHDGIVVYGRSDATLNRGGVRIGTAEIYNIVNTFSEVADSLIICLDHEDGTSTMPLYVQMRDGILLTDELKAAIKLKLRKSYSPRHVPDDIVSVPAIPYTLSGKKLEIPVKKIMMGAPLEKAVSVAVLKDPKSLDFWLNSL, via the coding sequence ATGAGAAATTTACTTTGGAAGCCTTCTATTGCTTATCAAGAGGAGTCTTCTTTACACCAGTTTAAAGAATTTGTATCTCAGAAACGGCAGCTCAGCATAGACTCCTATCCTATACTATGGGATTGGTCTGTTTCTCATCTAGATGAGTTCTGGGAAGATGTAGCCTTATTTTTTAATGTCATTTTTCATCATCCTTATCAACGGGTTTTTGGGGCATCTGCACAAGGTTTTATCGGTTCGAAATGGTTTGAAGGTGCGACGTTAAATTATGCGGAGCATATTTTCCGTCAAGCTACCATAGATCGTTCAGCTCTTTTGTTTCAAGAGGAAAATAAACCCGCTCAGGAGATTTCATGGAAGGAACTGGAGGTCATGGTTCGATCTATCCAAGAGTACCTGTTAGGGAAGGGAATACAGCCAGGTGATCGCGTCGTGGCTGTGCTGAAAAATAGCCCGGCTTCTGTCGCTCTTTTTTTAGCTGTAAATAGTATAGGTGCGATATGGTCATGTTGTTCTCCAGATTTTGGAGCAACCAGTATATCCGAGCGATTTGCTCAAGTGGCTCCAAAACTTCTGTTTGCAGAGGCAGCTTATACCTATAACGGCAAACTGTTTGATCTGAAAGATTCAATGATCGATTTAGCATCGAATCTCGAGAGTTTAGTAGGGGATGTCATTTTTGTAGGGGAGCAAATATGGCAAACTATCTTATCACAAGATACGGGATTGCCACTGCGTTTTAAGGCTGTTCCATTTGATCATCCGATCTGGATTTTATATTCTTCGGGTACTACTGGTAAACCTAAGGCGATCACGCATAGTTGTGGCGGTATTTTACTGGAACATCTCAAAGCTTTGGCTCTTCACCAGAATGTGCAAGCGGGAGAACGATTTATTTGGTATGCAACTACTGGTTGGATGATGTGGAACTATGCACTTTCTTCTTTATTGGTTGGTGCTACACTGTGTATTTACGAAGGCTCATTGGTCTACCCTGAAAAATTATCTTTTTGGAATTTTACTGATGAGCATGAGATTGATCATGTGGGTGCGGGTGCGGCTTATTATATCGCGAATCAGCAATTTGATTTGATAAAATCGCGTTATCAACCTAAAACTATAGGTTCGACAGGGTCTCCTTTACCCCCACAGACTTTTTGTTGGTTGCAGCAGCAATTTCCGCAAGCACAGATTATTTCGTTAAGTGGTGGTACTGATGTATGCAGTGCTTTTTTGTCTGGAAATCCGTTGTTACCTGTGTATGCTGGTGAAATACAGTGTTTAACTTTAGGGTCGAAGATTGAAGCTTATAATGAAAATGGAGAATCGGTAAAAAATGAGGTGGGCGAACTGGTTATTACGTTGCCTATGCCTTCCATGCCCATATATTTTTGGAATGATGTCGATAATGAGAAGTATCTAGCTAGTTATTTTGATAAATATCCGGGTGTTTGGTGCCATGGTGATTGGATCAAGTTTACCGAGCACGATGGTATTGTCGTTTATGGACGTTCTGATGCGACATTGAATCGGGGTGGAGTGCGAATTGGCACTGCAGAAATCTATAATATAGTGAACACTTTTTCGGAAGTGGCAGACAGCTTAATTATTTGTCTTGATCATGAAGATGGAACGTCTACGATGCCACTGTATGTCCAGATGCGGGATGGGATTTTGCTGACTGACGAACTTAAAGCTGCTATCAAATTAAAGTTGAGAAAGAGTTATAGTCCGCGCCATGTACCTGATGATATTGTGTCAGTGCCAGCGATACCTTATACGCTAAGTGGAAAAAAATTAGAGATTCCTGTGAAAAAAATTATGATGGGAGCTCCGCTAGAAAAGGCTGTAAGTGTAGCTGTATTGAAAGATCCTAAGTCTTTGGATTTTTGGCTTAATTCACTTTAG
- a CDS encoding class I SAM-dependent methyltransferase, translated as MTDFGTRKGGYTQMKGFGQKAKYALDRIRFLTKQRGVVNTCKFIYSRYLYFLKYRINLAGVMTPQELNIQNKGACNYEPIAHYTFNRMLKNIDFCWHESTFIDFGCGKGAAVLLATRYNFKRYIGVELSPLLVDECRRNVQKFIGNRVLDYKIVNCNAVDYVIEDDVNVFYFFNPFAPSVLKSVLDNMELSLNKRYRKIIILYCNGVDVSFMLDRGYKIVYSEDIDPITRYSCGNYALVN; from the coding sequence ATGACTGATTTTGGTACAAGAAAAGGAGGCTACACACAAATGAAGGGGTTTGGTCAAAAAGCCAAGTATGCTCTTGATAGGATCAGGTTTTTGACAAAACAACGTGGAGTAGTCAATACTTGTAAATTTATTTATAGTCGCTATTTGTATTTTTTAAAGTACCGCATTAATCTGGCTGGGGTAATGACACCGCAAGAACTTAATATTCAGAACAAAGGTGCATGTAATTATGAGCCTATTGCACATTACACTTTTAATAGAATGTTGAAAAATATCGATTTCTGCTGGCATGAAAGCACTTTTATTGATTTTGGATGTGGAAAAGGGGCTGCTGTTTTGCTGGCAACTCGATACAATTTCAAACGTTATATAGGTGTTGAACTATCTCCACTGTTGGTAGATGAATGTCGTAGAAATGTTCAAAAATTTATCGGAAACAGGGTTTTAGATTATAAAATTGTCAATTGTAACGCAGTGGATTATGTCATTGAGGATGATGTCAATGTATTTTATTTTTTTAACCCATTTGCTCCATCTGTTTTAAAATCTGTGCTAGATAATATGGAATTATCTCTGAATAAGAGATATAGAAAAATAATAATTTTATACTGCAATGGGGTGGATGTATCGTTCATGTTGGATCGTGGCTATAAAATAGTTTACTCGGAAGATATAGATCCTATTACCCGTTATTCATGTGGTAATTATGCACTTGTAAATTAG
- a CDS encoding enoyl-CoA hydratase/isomerase family protein, whose translation MNGYINYKFIKVKLVDHVFHLTLARAEKRNAFTPIMIDEIYHAIQIADADPEVRVLLLDAEGPVFCAGMDLKAFENPDNMEYSDVVPHVDLSLGEVLSFLNKPSIAVIEGHVIAGGFLMILECTYVFAHSSVQFSLPEVQIGLFPFQVLAGLLKHLPYHKAMDLCIHSEVITAQEMKSMGLVYELMDQKPDVLPALMAKLTSAAPLAIKMGFEAAKQLRELKSADQYTFLLRQLDKLRTSHDFKEGVTARIEKRAPKWRGE comes from the coding sequence ATGAATGGTTATATAAATTATAAGTTTATTAAGGTAAAATTGGTTGATCATGTTTTTCATTTGACACTTGCTCGTGCTGAAAAGCGCAATGCATTTACGCCAATAATGATTGATGAGATTTATCATGCGATACAAATAGCGGATGCTGATCCCGAAGTTCGGGTTCTGCTACTTGATGCTGAAGGTCCTGTTTTTTGTGCTGGTATGGATCTAAAAGCTTTTGAGAATCCAGATAACATGGAGTATTCGGATGTAGTGCCGCACGTGGATTTGTCATTGGGGGAGGTGTTGTCATTTCTGAATAAACCGTCGATTGCGGTTATTGAAGGTCATGTGATTGCTGGTGGTTTTTTGATGATTTTGGAGTGTACTTATGTTTTTGCGCATTCGTCTGTCCAGTTTTCTTTACCTGAGGTACAGATTGGTTTATTTCCTTTTCAAGTGTTGGCTGGTCTGTTGAAGCATCTTCCCTATCATAAAGCGATGGATCTCTGTATACATTCTGAGGTCATAACGGCCCAGGAAATGAAAAGCATGGGACTAGTATATGAGTTAATGGATCAAAAGCCAGATGTTTTGCCTGCATTGATGGCTAAGCTTACTTCTGCTGCTCCTTTGGCAATAAAGATGGGCTTTGAGGCGGCGAAGCAATTGCGTGAGCTTAAATCGGCTGATCAGTATACTTTTTTACTTCGACAGTTGGATAAATTGAGGACGAGTCATGACTTTAAAGAAGGGGTGACTGCGCGTATTGAAAAACGGGCTCCCAAATGGAGGGGCGAATGA